In uncultured Tateyamaria sp., a genomic segment contains:
- a CDS encoding site-specific integrase, translating into MSDQHVPALRRRFLEDMRIKGLQPKTQTMYLRAMRDLTQFLGRSPDTATPEDLRAFQLDMKEKGVGAPTFNNRLSVLGFFFSVTCARGEMKRHMRYQRLAKKIPVVLSAEEVTRILEVAPGPGLKYRAAFSVAYGGGLRASEVTHLRVPDIDSDRMLIRVDQGKGRKDRHVMLSPSLLQLLRDYYREARPAGWLFPARNRVDPISTRQFNRAFGAACDFAEIKKKVSPHTLRHSFATHLLEGGTDIRVIQVLLGHAKLETTTIYTKVATKTIQSVTSPLDLLVRREAGSG; encoded by the coding sequence ATGTCCGATCAACATGTCCCCGCTTTGCGCCGGCGGTTTCTCGAAGATATGCGCATCAAGGGTCTGCAGCCGAAGACGCAGACCATGTACCTGCGGGCGATGCGCGACTTAACGCAATTTCTGGGCCGTTCGCCCGACACGGCGACACCTGAGGATCTGCGCGCCTTTCAACTCGACATGAAGGAGAAGGGCGTCGGCGCACCTACCTTCAACAACCGGCTGAGCGTCCTCGGCTTCTTCTTCTCGGTGACCTGCGCGCGTGGGGAGATGAAGCGCCACATGCGTTATCAGCGTCTGGCGAAGAAGATCCCGGTGGTGCTGAGTGCCGAGGAGGTCACCCGTATTCTCGAAGTCGCCCCTGGGCCTGGCCTCAAGTACCGGGCCGCCTTCAGCGTGGCCTATGGCGGCGGCCTTCGAGCCAGTGAAGTGACCCATCTGCGTGTGCCTGACATCGACAGCGATCGGATGCTGATCCGCGTCGATCAGGGAAAGGGCCGCAAAGATCGTCACGTGATGCTGTCGCCTAGCCTTCTGCAGCTCTTGCGCGACTATTATCGCGAAGCCCGTCCCGCAGGCTGGCTCTTTCCCGCTCGCAACCGGGTCGACCCGATCTCTACCCGGCAGTTCAACCGCGCGTTTGGGGCGGCTTGCGACTTCGCCGAGATCAAAAAGAAGGTGTCACCCCACACCCTGCGGCACAGCTTTGCCACTCACCTGCTGGAGGGCGGGACCGACATCCGTGTCATCCAGGTTCTGTTGGGTCATGCCAAGCTGGAGACCACAACGATCTATACCAAGGTGGCGACCAAGACGATCCAGAGTGTGACCAGCCCGCTTGATCTTCTGGTGCGACGGGAGGCTGGGTCCGGCTGA
- a CDS encoding branched-chain amino acid ABC transporter permease produces the protein MIISLTNAVVQGALLGCFYALCAAPLAIAFGIMRIVNIATGDMLVLAAFSVLFLSSTANIHPTLALVGVVVLMAALGYLLQRGILNYTLDPDMMRPLLVTLALSSILQNSLLIVASGDSRKVSIGGFETMGLEIVNGLTIGLFPLATAIAASLLIWATSHLIHRTELGIFFRAASDDPDIARAFGINERDVFSKAFAVVGVLTAIAGAFLAVKTQFNPFSGNDRLIYAFQVVVLGGLGSLRGVFLGGLILGVAQGLGAYFHPSLQIVMGHMVFVAVLIFRPTGFFGAKRN, from the coding sequence ATGATCATTTCATTGACAAACGCAGTCGTTCAGGGCGCGCTGCTTGGCTGTTTTTACGCCTTATGTGCGGCTCCTTTGGCAATCGCGTTTGGGATTATGCGCATCGTTAACATCGCCACTGGCGATATGCTGGTTCTGGCCGCTTTTTCAGTGTTGTTCCTGTCGTCCACGGCGAATATCCATCCAACACTGGCCCTTGTGGGCGTTGTGGTTTTGATGGCCGCCCTTGGCTACCTTCTTCAGCGGGGTATACTCAACTATACGCTTGATCCTGACATGATGCGCCCGCTCCTAGTAACCTTGGCCCTGTCATCAATTCTGCAAAACAGCCTCTTGATTGTCGCCAGTGGCGATTCTCGTAAGGTGTCCATCGGTGGCTTCGAAACCATGGGCCTCGAAATTGTTAATGGCTTGACGATCGGCCTCTTTCCGCTTGCAACCGCCATTGCGGCATCCCTGCTTATTTGGGCCACATCCCATCTCATTCATCGGACGGAGCTTGGCATCTTTTTTCGCGCGGCATCGGACGATCCAGACATTGCACGCGCATTTGGCATCAATGAACGTGACGTTTTTTCCAAAGCCTTTGCCGTCGTGGGTGTGTTGACCGCTATTGCCGGGGCTTTCCTGGCCGTTAAAACCCAATTCAATCCGTTCTCAGGAAACGATCGCCTGATTTACGCGTTTCAAGTGGTCGTGTTGGGAGGGCTCGGCAGTCTGCGTGGAGTGTTCCTGGGGGGCCTCATCCTTGGGGTTGCCCAAGGTCTTGGTGCATATTTCCATCCTTCCCTTCAGATTGTCATGGGGCACATGGTATTTGTGGCAGTATTGATATTCCGGCCCACTGGTTTCTTCGGCGCAAAAAGGAACTAG
- a CDS encoding IS91 family transposase: MSRPKLEVADIFRAHGPAYRHEHAGHLNLPQLKVMSAIEACRTAALGGHVAACTKCGHQHVAYNSCRNRHCPKCQGAASRDWMQARIEDLLPVEYFHVVFTLPAQIADIAHQNKAAVYGLLFKASAETLLTIAADPKHLGARIGMTSVLHTWGSAMTHHPHAHVIVPGGGLSPDGTRWIASRPGFFLPVKVLSRLYRRLFIEGLVRLHKAGKLAFFGDLSKLADPDTFQSHLSPLRKVDWVVYAKPPFGGPEAVLAYLSRYTHRVAISNHRLISADTRTVAFRWKDYRIKRGDRMKVMRLPTSEFIRRFLTHVLPSGFHRIRHTGFLANGIRRNRIEKIRCLINTEREPDQTTGKDGRADADEQGLNRKCPRCGGAMRIIETFTRGQTPKSRAPPWGDAA, from the coding sequence ATGTCCCGCCCCAAACTGGAGGTCGCGGATATCTTCCGCGCCCATGGGCCTGCCTACCGCCATGAACACGCAGGGCATCTGAACCTGCCGCAGTTGAAGGTGATGTCTGCGATCGAGGCATGCCGGACCGCCGCCCTCGGCGGTCACGTAGCGGCCTGCACCAAGTGCGGTCACCAGCACGTTGCCTACAACTCGTGCCGCAACCGGCATTGCCCGAAGTGCCAAGGGGCCGCGTCGCGGGACTGGATGCAGGCGCGTATCGAGGACCTGTTGCCGGTCGAGTATTTCCACGTTGTCTTTACCCTGCCGGCTCAGATCGCGGACATCGCGCATCAAAACAAGGCGGCGGTCTATGGCTTGCTGTTCAAGGCATCCGCAGAGACCCTTCTGACCATTGCCGCCGATCCGAAGCATCTCGGGGCCCGGATCGGCATGACCAGCGTGCTGCACACATGGGGCTCGGCGATGACCCATCACCCGCACGCCCATGTCATCGTGCCAGGTGGCGGGCTGTCGCCGGATGGCACCCGATGGATCGCCAGCCGCCCGGGGTTCTTCCTGCCGGTGAAGGTCCTGTCGCGGCTCTATCGGCGTCTGTTCATCGAAGGATTGGTCAGGCTGCACAAAGCAGGCAAGCTGGCGTTCTTCGGCGATCTGTCGAAGCTGGCTGATCCCGACACCTTCCAGTCCCATCTCTCGCCGCTGCGCAAGGTCGACTGGGTCGTCTACGCCAAGCCCCCATTCGGCGGCCCGGAGGCGGTCCTGGCCTATCTCAGCCGATACACCCACCGCGTCGCGATCTCGAACCACCGCCTCATCAGCGCGGATACCCGCACCGTGGCTTTCCGGTGGAAGGACTACCGGATCAAGCGCGGGGACCGGATGAAGGTCATGCGCCTGCCCACGTCCGAGTTCATCCGCCGGTTCCTCACCCATGTCCTGCCGTCCGGCTTCCACCGGATCCGGCACACAGGCTTCCTGGCCAATGGTATCCGCCGCAACAGGATCGAGAAGATCAGATGCCTGATCAACACGGAGCGAGAGCCGGATCAGACGACCGGCAAAGACGGGCGTGCCGATGCCGACGAGCAAGGCCTGAACCGGAAATGCCCCAGATGCGGCGGCGCGATGCGCATCATCGAAACCTTCACCCGCGGCCAGACTCCGAAATCCCGCGCGCCGCCATGGGGGGACGCCGCATGA
- a CDS encoding SDR family NAD(P)-dependent oxidoreductase: MSAARSQTEIISDRKFTGKERAMARLQGKQALIIGGAQGIGAATAELFAAEGADVVVADLKLDGAQAVSDRIKALGRKSDAVQIDVSNSESVTNALAEAGKILSDLSIFVNTAGIIGSVPAMLDMEEAEYDTVTNVNAKGMWLAMRAQARHLTNAKRPGSIVNIASIMGIIGQPGMTAYGTSKASVVSLSYNAALELGPQGVRVNSVLPGNVKTDMMRQVVPTDFEAVLVEQNPMRQLADPVDIAEACLWLCSDASRMVNGASIVVDGGVSNAWFV, encoded by the coding sequence ATGTCCGCCGCACGTTCCCAAACAGAAATCATTTCAGACCGCAAGTTCACAGGAAAGGAACGCGCAATGGCTCGTTTGCAAGGAAAACAGGCCCTGATCATCGGTGGGGCACAAGGCATTGGCGCTGCAACAGCAGAACTGTTCGCAGCCGAAGGGGCAGACGTCGTCGTTGCCGATTTGAAATTGGACGGCGCTCAAGCCGTATCAGATAGAATCAAGGCGCTTGGGCGAAAGTCCGATGCGGTTCAGATCGACGTCAGCAATTCGGAAAGCGTAACCAATGCGCTTGCCGAAGCGGGCAAGATACTGAGTGACCTCAGTATTTTCGTCAACACTGCTGGCATCATCGGCTCGGTCCCGGCCATGTTGGACATGGAGGAAGCCGAATACGACACAGTCACTAATGTGAATGCCAAGGGCATGTGGCTGGCCATGCGCGCTCAGGCAAGGCACCTGACAAACGCGAAACGCCCGGGCAGTATCGTCAACATCGCCAGCATCATGGGCATCATTGGCCAACCCGGCATGACGGCCTATGGCACGTCCAAGGCATCCGTGGTCAGCCTGTCCTATAATGCAGCACTCGAACTTGGGCCCCAGGGTGTGCGGGTTAATTCCGTTCTGCCGGGCAACGTCAAAACCGATATGATGCGGCAAGTCGTTCCGACCGACTTTGAAGCTGTGTTGGTCGAACAAAACCCCATGCGCCAACTGGCCGATCCAGTCGATATTGCCGAGGCTTGTCTCTGGCTGTGCAGCGATGCGTCAAGAATGGTTAACGGTGCGTCCATTGTTGTGGATGGCGGCGTCTCGAATGCGTGGTTTGTGTGA
- a CDS encoding ABC transporter ATP-binding protein, translating to MRDTQVAGTALSLRNVCKRFGKTIIANDLSMDCAHGELVGVIGPNGAGKSTLFNLISGDIAVDSGEIEANGQIVTALKPFERNRLGVARSYQVPKPFGRMSVAENLEVSAIFGAGLRRSDARSWVDEVLSLSGLQAQRDLLAGSLPLLVRKRLELARAVATKPAILLLDEIAGGLTDAEVDDLVSIIRAIASQGVTILWVEHVLRALTKVADRVLVLHGGTWIADGAPEAVMIDPEVQRIYFGAVE from the coding sequence ATGCGTGATACTCAAGTAGCTGGTACCGCATTGTCTCTCAGGAATGTTTGCAAACGGTTTGGAAAAACCATCATCGCAAACGATTTATCGATGGATTGCGCTCATGGCGAGCTTGTGGGCGTCATCGGTCCCAATGGTGCTGGGAAAAGCACGCTATTCAATTTGATATCGGGAGATATCGCTGTCGATTCGGGGGAAATTGAGGCCAACGGCCAAATTGTCACGGCACTCAAACCTTTTGAACGCAATCGGTTGGGCGTCGCACGTTCCTATCAGGTGCCCAAACCTTTTGGCCGCATGAGCGTCGCTGAAAACCTGGAAGTATCCGCGATTTTTGGTGCCGGATTGCGACGTTCAGACGCCAGGAGTTGGGTCGATGAGGTCTTGTCTCTGTCAGGTTTGCAGGCGCAGCGTGATTTGCTGGCTGGAAGTCTTCCTTTGCTCGTGCGGAAACGACTGGAACTGGCAAGGGCGGTCGCAACCAAGCCGGCGATCTTGCTTCTGGATGAAATCGCCGGTGGCCTCACGGACGCAGAAGTCGATGATCTCGTATCGATCATCCGCGCCATAGCCAGCCAGGGCGTGACTATACTTTGGGTCGAACATGTGCTGCGTGCACTAACAAAGGTGGCTGATCGGGTGCTTGTTTTGCATGGGGGAACCTGGATTGCCGACGGTGCGCCGGAGGCGGTGATGATCGACCCTGAGGTGCAGCGCATTTACTTTGGAGCAGTGGAATAA
- a CDS encoding VOC family protein, producing the protein MSGGETMTQSKAGQIVRHDLFTSDRECSMAFYQHVANWTYEVERASDFAWGGGEKDFILALSGDEAGAGLAETPAEQENGWTAYIEVPDVDVAIKRVGTLGGKIVREPFEVPGVGRNALVRDPLGALVGISLSRHSFPVPRQQFGPEVYVSNGTDFPQAFYAELFGWQVSPATDKNRVALLGPRGVLVANQHAASWSAGSNAAWVPCIKVASVSDACRTAETNGARPASVVISGAVQAHSPILCDPDGAPFALGIE; encoded by the coding sequence ATGTCAGGAGGTGAGACGATGACGCAGTCGAAAGCAGGTCAGATCGTAAGGCATGACCTTTTCACATCGGACAGGGAGTGTTCGATGGCATTCTACCAGCACGTTGCCAACTGGACGTACGAAGTCGAGCGGGCATCGGATTTTGCCTGGGGTGGCGGCGAGAAGGATTTCATCCTTGCCCTATCTGGTGACGAAGCTGGTGCCGGGTTGGCCGAGACGCCTGCCGAGCAGGAAAATGGCTGGACCGCATACATCGAAGTCCCCGATGTCGACGTAGCGATCAAACGCGTCGGCACGCTCGGAGGTAAGATCGTTCGGGAGCCATTCGAAGTGCCGGGTGTCGGTCGCAATGCACTCGTCCGCGATCCGCTCGGTGCTCTAGTGGGGATTTCACTGTCTCGGCACAGCTTTCCTGTGCCGCGTCAGCAGTTCGGCCCAGAAGTGTACGTCAGCAACGGCACTGACTTCCCGCAAGCGTTCTATGCCGAACTCTTCGGATGGCAAGTCTCTCCCGCGACAGACAAGAATCGTGTCGCTCTCCTCGGACCTAGGGGCGTTCTTGTTGCAAACCAACATGCCGCGTCTTGGTCAGCCGGTTCAAACGCGGCTTGGGTCCCGTGCATCAAGGTTGCTTCAGTCTCTGATGCCTGCCGTACGGCCGAAACCAACGGGGCGCGTCCGGCTTCTGTGGTTATCAGCGGAGCTGTTCAAGCCCATAGCCCCATCCTGTGTGATCCAGACGGCGCGCCGTTTGCTCTTGGCATCGAATAG
- a CDS encoding branched-chain amino acid ABC transporter permease codes for MHHKSFFAIIIVSVTIAIFAPMFLGRGDVRLLTEIFLVLTLAQLWNLLAGYGGLVSVGQHAFVGAGAYAFFVLCAQFGVHVAPALLFAGFVSGCLAIGIYALVSRLVGPYFSIGTWVVAEIVFLAVLQTNYVGGASGFSLPLSSIREFGAAATTREYVIYATAGIMCFGVLSGNFLFLRSRFGLALTAIRDDVAAAHSVGINSDRIKFILFTSVAVLTGLVGSIIFVQNLRVSPSAAFSMQEWTATIILIVVIGGIGRFEGPLVGAMFYFALRELLAPFGSVYIIVTGIVAILIIIVFPDGLSGNIAAISRRWLRAVRPL; via the coding sequence ATGCATCACAAGTCATTCTTCGCCATCATCATCGTTTCAGTCACCATCGCGATTTTCGCCCCGATGTTCCTGGGGAGAGGTGATGTACGCCTGCTCACAGAGATATTCTTGGTACTTACCTTGGCTCAATTGTGGAACCTGTTGGCTGGCTATGGTGGATTGGTTTCCGTCGGGCAGCACGCATTTGTTGGCGCAGGCGCGTATGCCTTCTTTGTGCTTTGCGCCCAGTTCGGCGTGCACGTTGCTCCTGCCTTGCTGTTTGCTGGTTTCGTCTCCGGGTGTCTTGCCATTGGGATCTATGCCTTGGTCTCCCGCCTTGTTGGACCATACTTTTCCATCGGCACTTGGGTTGTAGCGGAAATAGTGTTCTTGGCCGTTCTACAGACCAATTACGTCGGAGGTGCCTCGGGTTTCAGCCTGCCACTCTCAAGCATTCGTGAATTCGGTGCTGCGGCGACCACGCGGGAATATGTCATCTACGCAACGGCAGGGATCATGTGTTTTGGAGTGTTATCAGGCAATTTCCTTTTTCTTCGGAGCCGCTTTGGCCTAGCCTTGACCGCCATCCGCGACGATGTCGCCGCTGCGCACAGCGTAGGCATCAACAGCGACCGCATCAAATTCATCTTATTCACATCTGTTGCAGTGCTAACTGGCCTCGTCGGCTCAATCATTTTCGTCCAAAATCTGCGAGTTTCGCCGTCTGCGGCGTTTAGCATGCAGGAATGGACCGCGACGATCATCCTTATTGTAGTGATTGGTGGAATTGGCCGTTTTGAGGGGCCTCTGGTGGGAGCGATGTTCTACTTCGCTTTGCGGGAGTTACTTGCCCCATTTGGTTCGGTATACATTATTGTAACTGGCATTGTTGCAATCTTAATCATAATAGTGTTTCCAGACGGTCTCTCCGGCAACATAGCCGCGATCTCACGCCGTTGGCTCAGAGCAGTGCGTCCCCTTTAG
- a CDS encoding VOC family protein — MGQSSITDFDLAFNNIAIAVKDIKTAVKWYGDVLGFELVSETYFEPIEANIAFISRPGLSLELVNPKSVETVPELLVDPPAHVGFAGYKAIVFDVDDLAGFTQHLRSHEVTILWAEQALNDEGLKSTLFRDFDGNLINVFNRT, encoded by the coding sequence ATGGGACAGTCTTCAATTACCGATTTCGACCTCGCTTTCAACAATATCGCCATTGCTGTCAAAGACATTAAGACAGCCGTAAAATGGTATGGAGATGTGCTGGGATTTGAGCTGGTTTCGGAAACCTATTTCGAACCGATCGAAGCCAACATAGCCTTTATCAGTCGACCCGGCCTGTCGCTCGAACTGGTCAACCCGAAATCTGTGGAAACAGTGCCGGAGTTGTTGGTCGACCCACCTGCGCATGTCGGTTTCGCGGGCTACAAGGCCATCGTATTTGACGTTGATGATCTCGCGGGCTTTACACAGCATCTGCGTAGCCACGAGGTAACCATCCTGTGGGCCGAGCAGGCCTTGAACGACGAAGGCCTGAAGTCGACCCTGTTCCGGGATTTTGATGGTAACCTGATTAACGTGTTCAACCGCACCTGA
- a CDS encoding IS30 family transposase yields the protein MKLAHTELGLRERRAIEDMLHAKVPVSKIAAEIGRHRSTVHREIKRNRYYDDELPNLNGYYGMNAQRSAAQRRARRRKLVRFEGLRQHVVKQLEIGWSPEQIAGRMQYDGQPLRVSHETIYAFVYGPDGQTEELARYLPHRRKKRLPRRRRTPRGLVFPADRSIHERPDYVKTRETFGEWEGDLMIFERAQGKANVASLVERKTRFAVLFRNNDRSTTHLMNRLMDVMEPLPQPARKSITFDRGIEFRNWRKLKPGIGTEAWFCDPQAPWQKGSVENLNKRARRYLPRDAPVAALSNRDMKSICERLNGTPRKCLGWRTPTEAFREELMKLR from the coding sequence ATGAAGTTGGCCCACACAGAGCTAGGTTTGCGTGAACGACGCGCAATTGAAGACATGTTGCATGCGAAAGTGCCCGTGAGCAAGATTGCCGCTGAGATCGGAAGGCACCGCTCGACAGTGCATCGCGAGATCAAACGGAATCGGTATTACGATGACGAGCTGCCAAACCTGAACGGCTATTATGGCATGAATGCACAGAGATCAGCGGCGCAACGCCGTGCGCGCCGCCGCAAACTGGTGCGGTTCGAGGGTCTGAGGCAGCACGTGGTTAAGCAGCTGGAGATCGGATGGTCACCCGAACAGATCGCAGGCCGCATGCAATACGACGGTCAGCCTTTGCGCGTGAGCCACGAGACGATCTATGCTTTTGTTTACGGCCCAGATGGTCAGACTGAAGAATTGGCGCGCTATCTGCCGCATCGGCGCAAGAAGCGCCTACCACGACGCAGACGCACTCCGCGTGGCCTTGTTTTTCCGGCTGATCGGTCAATCCATGAACGCCCCGACTATGTCAAAACCCGTGAGACATTCGGCGAATGGGAAGGCGATCTGATGATCTTTGAGCGGGCACAGGGCAAGGCAAACGTCGCTTCCCTGGTCGAACGTAAGACCCGTTTCGCCGTTCTGTTTCGCAACAACGACCGCAGCACAACACATCTGATGAACCGGCTGATGGACGTGATGGAACCCCTACCCCAACCAGCCCGCAAATCTATCACGTTTGACCGAGGCATTGAGTTTAGGAACTGGCGCAAACTCAAACCGGGGATCGGAACCGAGGCTTGGTTTTGCGACCCACAGGCACCATGGCAAAAGGGATCGGTCGAGAACCTGAACAAACGGGCACGCCGCTATCTGCCACGGGATGCGCCCGTGGCCGCGCTCTCAAATCGAGATATGAAGTCGATTTGCGAGCGCTTAAATGGAACGCCTAGAAAGTGTCTGGGATGGCGCACCCCGACAGAAGCATTCAGGGAAGAACTCATGAAACTGAGATAG
- the rsgA gene encoding ribosome small subunit-dependent GTPase A: protein MIRDYSDFLPRRTRDAGSHAILSPLQALGWQPFFAQQISVEDLSATPPIRIVEVHRSGLHALGDGIDTTLPPRADVTVGDWLMLDPSHPRSSRLLERTSLIKRRAPGTDRQEQLIAANIDTTFIVTSCNQDFKVARLERYAALAFEARITPVIVLTKTDLVTDAQSYIDAARSVSEMIDVVALDARGSAPKMELAAWCKPGKTVAFLGSSGVGKSTLANALLESQSIETQTIREDDAKGRHTTTRRELHAMPNGCLILDTPGMRELQLTDAAEGIKDLFADVQGLAARCRFNDCQHETEPGCAVLNAIDEGLLDAGRLGRWRKLMAEDAFNSASLAERRLRDKAFGKMVRGVKKLKDVRR from the coding sequence ATGATAAGGGATTACTCAGACTTCCTTCCGCGTCGCACGCGCGACGCCGGATCACACGCCATACTCAGCCCTCTTCAGGCACTGGGATGGCAACCGTTTTTCGCCCAACAGATCAGCGTAGAGGATTTGTCAGCGACACCTCCCATTCGCATTGTTGAAGTGCATCGCAGTGGGCTGCACGCCCTCGGTGACGGCATCGATACGACCCTTCCTCCGAGGGCTGATGTAACTGTTGGGGACTGGCTGATGCTGGATCCCTCGCACCCGCGATCCAGTCGGCTTCTCGAGCGCACAAGCCTCATCAAGCGGCGCGCGCCCGGCACCGACCGGCAGGAACAACTGATTGCGGCGAACATTGATACGACCTTTATCGTCACGTCCTGCAATCAGGACTTCAAAGTGGCACGGCTGGAACGTTATGCCGCCCTGGCGTTTGAGGCACGGATCACGCCTGTCATCGTCCTTACAAAGACCGACCTTGTGACGGATGCGCAAAGCTACATCGACGCAGCGCGCTCGGTGTCAGAAATGATCGACGTGGTCGCACTTGACGCACGCGGTTCTGCTCCGAAAATGGAACTAGCGGCCTGGTGCAAGCCGGGCAAGACGGTGGCGTTCCTCGGCTCATCCGGCGTTGGGAAATCAACCTTGGCCAATGCGTTGCTCGAGAGCCAATCCATCGAGACCCAGACCATTCGCGAGGACGACGCAAAGGGTCGGCATACGACGACGCGGCGCGAGCTTCATGCGATGCCCAATGGCTGTCTGATCCTGGACACTCCGGGCATGCGGGAATTGCAGCTTACCGATGCGGCGGAAGGGATCAAGGATCTCTTTGCCGATGTTCAGGGGTTGGCCGCGCGGTGTCGATTCAACGACTGTCAGCACGAGACCGAGCCGGGATGCGCTGTTCTGAACGCCATTGATGAGGGCCTTCTTGATGCTGGCCGGCTTGGCAGATGGCGCAAGCTCATGGCCGAAGACGCGTTCAATTCCGCGAGCCTTGCGGAACGCAGGTTGCGCGACAAGGCGTTCGGCAAGATGGTTCGCGGTGTCAAAAAACTCAAAGATGTCAGGAGGTGA
- a CDS encoding Rrf2 family transcriptional regulator, translating into MKTQALMKEGKLNMASNTRFALSVHTLCSIAVHHGRAVPSERIAKSAATNPAIIRKLYQTLSEAGFIRSTQGPAGGALLQKDAAEISLNDVYRAVDGGDFFPMHRSVPDKSCFVGRNIQKHLKAATDSAVAALENELRTVSIKDLADALEQGATETEIAELVERPFPAGLQRIS; encoded by the coding sequence GTGAAAACGCAGGCATTGATGAAAGAGGGGAAGCTAAACATGGCGTCAAATACCCGATTTGCGTTGTCGGTGCATACCTTGTGCTCGATAGCAGTCCATCATGGCAGAGCGGTGCCGTCGGAACGTATCGCAAAAAGTGCGGCAACAAACCCGGCAATCATCCGAAAATTGTATCAAACTCTTTCGGAAGCAGGGTTCATCCGATCTACTCAGGGGCCCGCAGGTGGCGCGCTCTTACAGAAGGACGCCGCCGAGATCTCTCTCAACGATGTTTATCGAGCGGTGGACGGTGGCGACTTTTTCCCAATGCATAGGTCTGTTCCGGACAAAAGCTGTTTTGTTGGCCGTAATATTCAAAAGCACCTCAAAGCCGCAACCGACTCAGCAGTTGCCGCCCTTGAGAATGAACTTCGAACTGTGAGTATCAAAGATTTGGCAGACGCGCTGGAACAAGGCGCTACCGAAACCGAGATTGCAGAGCTGGTGGAACGGCCATTTCCTGCAGGTCTGCAACGCATTTCCTAA
- a CDS encoding ABC transporter ATP-binding protein has protein sequence MTPLLESQKLYVAYGDMVAVHGIDLVLRHGEALAIIGANGAGKSTFLKAVTGLQSSRSGTVLYDGAPIEALHPRRIFRKGIALVPEGRRLFSSLTIEENLRLGQIGSGRTGNWDLERVYALFPALRERRTLYPSDLSGGQQQMVAIGRALLSNPEVLICDEISLGLAPSVIKDIYAALETLKGKMAMIVVEQSLEMALSHSDRFYCLMEGRVKLTGRSAEAQLDQVKQAYFGSTTDA, from the coding sequence ATGACGCCGCTGCTGGAATCTCAAAAGCTGTACGTCGCCTATGGTGATATGGTTGCCGTGCACGGTATTGACCTGGTGCTTCGCCACGGCGAAGCGCTGGCGATTATCGGTGCCAATGGTGCCGGCAAGTCCACCTTTCTCAAGGCAGTGACAGGGTTGCAATCATCAAGAAGCGGAACTGTACTATACGATGGCGCACCAATAGAGGCATTGCATCCTCGGCGCATCTTTCGCAAGGGTATCGCGCTGGTCCCCGAAGGCCGCCGGCTTTTTTCCTCTCTGACAATCGAGGAAAATCTGCGCCTTGGGCAGATCGGTTCGGGCCGAACTGGGAATTGGGATCTAGAACGGGTCTACGCACTTTTCCCCGCCCTGAGGGAAAGGCGCACGCTCTACCCCTCCGATTTATCGGGCGGTCAGCAACAGATGGTCGCAATCGGCCGGGCGCTTTTGTCCAATCCGGAAGTGCTGATATGCGACGAAATCTCGCTCGGCCTGGCCCCGTCGGTGATCAAGGACATCTATGCGGCGCTCGAAACGCTCAAGGGAAAGATGGCAATGATCGTTGTCGAACAGTCGCTCGAAATGGCGCTATCGCACTCTGATCGCTTCTATTGCCTGATGGAGGGACGTGTGAAACTGACCGGACGTTCAGCAGAAGCGCAACTGGATCAAGTTAAGCAGGCCTATTTCGGAAGCACAACCGATGCGTGA